TCATTATAgcttaataaaaatcaaacaaaagttgtaaattttagttttataaattcaacaaacaatttttttttttggcaacaaacatttacagactcatgttgactctgtaaaccaaattggTAACttcgcatccatgtgaacgacgaaagacggttgtttcctaacACTGCGTGCTACGCTATCCTCCCGTAGTCTCCGTTCAGGGTACATgaacgatgtctgagttgaggaaaattctttttaaaagcTTAATGTCTTCCAGGTAACTTCcaaatgctggtcattcttttggttccgaaaccatcttcaccaattgagaacaatccgttgcaaacgtaacctgaaactgtcttaaattcttcatacatttcattgcccaaattaatgcctccacctccgaatgtagaggtgaaagacatgcctttacattccttgcccctagtaaaccatcaaaaccttgTAAAGTGCTATACCAGCCCTGCCCTGAAAATAAGTCCTTGtctttccaagaaccatctATGAAGCACTATCGTCCTGAAGTCGGTATTGTGGGTCTGTTCTGTCCCTGATGCTCCCTCGTTTGATCCTTTACTACCTGTGCCTCAGCTCAAAGTGTTGATTCCAATTCTGCTATTTTTAGTGTGTCCCTtggatcaatatccagattactaaacaCTTTGTTATTCCGACCTTTCCATATAAGATTGTGggttaatttgtttaaaataagattttaggtgaattaacataaaatttcaATGAATTATTTAAActgtaataaaaagaaaaaataaatttattagaattatCTTATCTAAATTTGCATTAAATTAAGCCTTGTTAAGAAAATTACATCAAATTAAATGAAGTGTTTATTACTCAGTAATAAATCATCAAATAAATTAAGGTCTcaaataaagtatttttaactatattatatattttgcatatatattgtttatttatgaaaaatactACAAATATATATccatttataataatatgtttgtGTTCTACTACTTTAACCGTTTTGTTTCAGTGCAGGCACCTCTAAAATGATGTGAtgttcatatattattttaagatagTAATTTTTCTGATGAAAATTTATGTCtgtaatcaaataatttttaaaacagtaAATTAACCCACGGCGGTTATACTAGTACGTAGTAAAGCCACTAGAATTGTTTAACTTTTAAACTGATGCACCGTGTCAAGATAATTTTATGCCTTTAATTTTTCGAATGGAAgctgatatttatttttagtaatCTTAAAAATGTGAATTCAGAtttgttttggtattttgattatggttctattaagtttcacaaacataaaaaacataaaatttaaagagaaattgccaaaaatagcaCTTTGAAGATACCACTTTTCACTTATACCTTAATCAGCTTtgccattaaaattttaattggcaAATGACTATTATGTCCCTAATTAATTAAACCTAAACTAATCAATTAGATAGGTTATATCTTCCTCCTCGATGTGAGATCCGGCAAGCTCCGGCAATGGACAATGATTGGAGATTGCTTTCGGTTCATACACAGACTGGAACCGCAGAAGAGTTTGCTAACGTGAGTTGCTTTGAGAATCTGCTTGGTTCACCTGCTTTCGTGGATATAAGAAATGGACGGCTCAGATGCGTGGAGACTGTTCACGAAGTTGTAGCCGGAGATGAAGAAGCATACGCTCGTAACAAACGGTGTCGTCTAGGACTCATCGATCACGCTCTATCTCATGGGAAATCTCCTCTCACCATGTTCTCGCAGTGCCTAATTTCTCGGTTAGCCAAAAATTGAAACCTTTGTAGTTGATTGTGTTAGCTTAAGTTATCTATGGCTAAAGTATTTacctttcttcttgttttttggCTATGTTCTTAGTTCGAAGCTCGTGTGCAAGCTTATTGGGGATACTGTGAACAAGAACGAGGAACATATCTGGAAATACGTAAATGGGAAGAGATTTCTACACAGATTAGGTTAATGAACATGATATCAGATTCATTGACATCTTGTACTGATTCCAATTTTGTCTCGTGCTTGTTATTCCTGGCTTTTAATGTTTGGTGTTGATATATCTGATAGAGCAAGTGGAAAGAGGAGCTGGAACAAGTGGAAAGACCGAGAAAATACAAGTAACCAACAAACACAGACGCCTTAAGGAATAAACTGACTCCAATGATTCAGAGTTTTGGATGCTTAAGTCAAGTTCTGGTTCAGAGTCAGAGCAGGAGAGTGACGAAGAAAACTGCAAAGGTAcctctttttggtttttttttgttggttctaCTTTCATCTTTCTATTGAAACTTACACTAGATTTGTGTCTGATCTTGGTACATGTTCTCATTGTGATGCCAAAGAATATGAGGAGCTCTCAGAAAGGTAAATGTATACATTTACTCTTATTTCTGTGTATTTTTTACAAAGTTGCGGATTGGTTTTGATGTGCACCTCTagttgttttgtctcttctaCAGAACAAAGAGGATGTCAATAGAGATTGGACCAAGTATGATCATTACGGTAGCGCCACTATGATCATGAGGCTCAAGGCTACTATTCATTCTTTGGAAGGGCAGATGAGTTCTGTTATTGAGAAGAGTGCTAAGTATGCTCAGATTGCTGCTGAGGAAGTGCCCAAGACTCTTTACTGCCTTGGTGTTCGTCTCACTACTGAATGATTTCAGAACTCTGAGTTACAGGGGAAGCTCGCGGAGAGAATCTATGTTGTGGCTTCTAAGCTCACCGATAACAGTCTTTACCATGTCTGTGTGTTTTCTGATAACATTGTTGCTACTTCGGTTGTGGTTAACTCCACTGCTCTCAACTCCAAGGCCCCTGAGAAAGTCGTCTTTCATCTTGTCACTAATGCGATGAAGTCATGGTTTGCTATGAACATGGACAACCTCAGAGGAGTCACTGTTGAGGTTCAGAAGTTTGAGGATTTCAAATGGCTTAATGCTTCTTATGTCCCCGTCCTCAAGCAGCTCCAAGACTCTGATACGCAAAGCTACTATTTCTCTGGACACAACGACGATGGACGCACACCGACCAAGTTCAGAAACCCCAAGTATCTCTCAACGCTCAATCATCTCAATGCTCAATTATATCTTTTTATAAGGCCTTATAAATTGTGTTATGAAGATATTAAATTCTTATAATCTTTTGAATAAAccttataaatagatttataaactcttataaatagatttaaaccttgtaaattaatttatacacttataaataaatgtataaactcttataaatagcTTATAAGTTCTGGTAATAGTTTTATAAACacttttaaatagttttataaaccttaataaatagttatataaatatttgtatgtgttttataaattttataaatggtAGATACAAGGTTTTATAAgctcttataaaatttataaatggttCCTAAATGggtttataaactcttataaaagAACAATGTCAAGAACAATGAAGGCGAAGAAGAATCAAATGGGGAGTATTGGGTCAAATTTAGGGTTATGGTTTGGAGTTGCAAGAACATTATAAACAGCAGAAGAGAGCACACTGGCAACAATTCTCTAGGCAAGTGCTATCCATTGGATGTGATTAGCAACTATGTACAAATACCATTCAAACAAAATCAATGATGTTCTTTGCTGTACTTTTATTCCGAAATGGCAAGGAGAACATTATAAGCAGCAGCATAAGGCATATAATTGGATGTTTCCTTCAATAATTAAGAACCAACAATCTATAGCAAGCTAAAGGCATctgattttataaatgatttataagccCTTACAAAATGTTTTAAGAGCCTTCATATATGAATTACCTTTTGAAATTCTTCAAATCCttgtaactgattttataaacgcttatatataattttaaatattcttttttttcttttaacaattttaaatattcttataaatgatttatagaccctgataaaaagttttaatatattctaaTAAATGAATTATAACCCCTTAAAACCTAGTTAATAATTTAGACAAAAGTTTTCTACAAatccttataaatattttataaaatcttataaatatttttatatattcttataactgatttataaacctttataaatagtgtatatatatatatatattcttagaaatgatttataaacccttataaatattttataagtatttataaagatttataaatcttcataaatgatttataaacatttataaattatttatataatcctTATAAAGCCTTGTAGAAAGCTAAGTTCAAGTTTTTTATACATATCCTTATAGACtgtttttataaactcttataaatgaattatactttaataagaaatttagaaagctttccagatatacttgttttctttttgatcaaaccaaattttataaataaaactcaAGCTCCATCAATGGAGACATTGTTTAGCAAACATAATAACACAGCCAAAATGACAAGGAAACTGCTGCATCAAAGGCTAAGCAGATAACATAAACACAGATAACGGAAAATAAAACACTTAAGCAACTTAAAATTGAAACATCATAAGTGCTAATTGGTGAGATGAAGCCACGGGTATCAGAGGAGACACTCGGTGAACTGCTACCCGAACATGCTGCAGCAATAAAGGCATAAAGAGCAGCAAGAAACTTGGCTACAAAGGTGATCATACACCATTTTGATGAGCCTTAAAATTGTGAGGAAATCCTCAGCCACAAAGGGGTGTTGAGTTGCAAGAACATTATAAGCAGCAGAAGAGAGCACACTGACAGCAGCAGAGTTGCATGTACAGATATCATTCAAACAAAATCAATGATGTTTTTTTGCTGTACTTTTATTCCGAAATGGAAAGGAGAACATTATAAGCAGCAGCATAAGGCATATACTTGGATGTTTTCTTCAATAATCAAGAACCAACAATCTATAGCAAGCTAAAGGCATCATACTAAACCATATGTCCAAGCACTACAAAATATTATCCAGTCTACCATTTCCATCGCATCGCGATCCTCTACCCTTCAACATGATCATAAGGAACCTCATCAACTAAACGATCCCAATTCGTATACTAACACCAATAAAATCAACCAAATCGCCCTAAGGTACCTGAATCTTATCAGAAAGGTAAGAAGGATTCGGAAATTCAGAATCGCTATCGCTGCTACACCACAAAtcacaccaccaccaccgcttcCACCACCTCCCGTCTCGAGAAAATCCGTAACCATAAGGCCTAGGCCACGTTCACCGTCGAGGCTAGAATCTCTCCCTCGTTTTTCCCACCACTCCTCTGCCGGAATATTTATAAGCGCTTGGTAAAGTTAtttgcttaccactcctaagacATTCTCGATTACTTCTATTGGTTTATTCAAATCATAAAGCATTTGGATTAACTTATCGAGTTTGGAACCATCTTATCTTGAAATTTCTCCTTAGCTTTCTCATACGcttcatcttttcttttctcttcattCTTCTTATGCTCTTGTTCCTAAACAGTATTATGATGGCTATATAAACATATTCATCATTCAATTTTGATAACACAATcagaaaataacatttataaacCATTACAAAGAGAGTTATTTACCTTATTTACTCTTCCTCGTTTCTGCCTTTCAACTTGCACGGGCTCCTCATCTTCTGTATCAGCTTccatttgttcttcttcttcctcaagtGTCTGCCCCTatttccaagaaaaaaaaataacaaatttatgatggcttataatttttttaaaatgatagtctAAGTTTACAAGGGTTTATATATTAGCTTACTTCATTGATTTTGAtgtttctctttctttatcaCCGTCGCCGAATTCAGCATCAGCTTCcacttgttgttcttcttcatcttgtGCTTGCTcctatttcaaacaaaaataagagATTTATAAAtgcttataatattaaaataacttagcaatttcaaatttgataaagtcttataaaacatcaaaaacacaaTGACCTTAGAATTTTTGCTGTACATCTTTGTCTTCTGTCCTGCTTTGTCGACCAATGTCTTCTGTTGTAAGAAAAACATCCAAAATCCTTGTTCCCAATCACTTTTCGTCACTTTGTATCCTTGTTGAACTAGTTGTACGACACTGTCAAAGTCCTTATCATCAGGATGTGTTGGGTTCACCAAATGTTTGAATTTCTCAGAGAATCCAAACACTGTAGTAACCACACCCTGTAAggataaaacaatgttttaTAGGTCTCTGTAAATATCCTATTTACAAACCATTATGAAACAATATAGTTAACTTAGTAATTTCATGTGAATGGTAGGAGCTAATGAGGGCATGACACAAGCAAGGTGTTAAGAGAAGTGAAACATGCGAGTTCACACACAAAACACAagccaagaagaaacagagcGACCATTCTCAATAATCTAATGTGAATGTTAAGGGCTAGTGTGTGAATGATGCAAGCAACATGTTACAGAAAAAgtacaaaatgaaaaatattctaaaatgtcTAAACAGTTCACATTTTTTACCAAGGCGCCTGCTTGTGACCCTTTTTCAAGGAGTATGTTTATAAACCTCTTTCTAAACAATACAGTACgaataaatttttaaactttaGTAAAAACTCACATTATTTTTGTTCTCCACCTCCAAAACTTCAGTAATTGTCGGAGCCCTTGTTGAGTCCCAATGTAGACATAACGGATCTGCAGAAGAGGTTTCCTGGCATGGTTTTCCCAAAGTTTTACCAAGCATAGGCACTGATGACATAGCCCACAAATTTATGGCCAGCACAAAACCTCTCACTTCATAACTCTCCCATGTCCACGAACTTGCACTCAAACGTTTAACACTTTTGGACAAAACTTTATAGGCAACTTTACCCCAAGCCAACTTCGACAAGCTATCATAGTTCTTATAAGCCAGCAACCTTCCCTTTGGGATTAGAGAGCTTGAATTTTCTGCAATAATTACCCCTTCTTTGATTATTGCTATTCCTATAGATAGTCTCTCTAGTCTTGTCATTGTTCTTGCTTTCTTTTTGAGCAGATCATACAAGCTTCTTACTGTTCCCCCTTGCTTAGCATCCAAAGATAAGGTTTCTTCACTTGTCTGAACAGTGGCTCTGTTTCTGTTTTATCTTGCTCACAAGCTAACCCTGTTGTCAAATGAAATTCTCTCATTGAAAACCTCATTCGTTAATCAGAGAATGTAAACCAAAGACCTGTTCCTTTCGTCATTATTCTTCGCTTCATGAGAAAATCGAACAGATCCTCTGAAAACTGAACGCTAGTCCTTCTTGCCAGCTTCACAATGCTTCCAATGTGTGAGTTCTCTATCTGGGCAAACTCTTCTTTTTCCAATATATCAGCAACCTTAGAGACATAATCCATGTTTGAATGTTGGATGATTACTTTGTGATTGTCTGGTGATTCTGTTCCAGCTCCATAAATCCTAGGAGGCAAACTCAAATTTGTGCAAAACTCATTGCTATCCAActggaaaacaaaaaacaaaagaaaaattatcaTGTATATTACTTTATAAAACGATGATATGAACTTCTAATCATGAACTATAGATACTTTATCCAAGGCAAGCACAATGTTCATGTATTTCCACAATATCACAAGTTTTATACACATATACGATGAAACTGTTGTTTAGAAACTTCTTTATAGGACCTTATAAATAGTTGAATTGTATTTATCAATAAGATCATGAAACCCAGATTTATAAGGGGTTATAATTCCTTATAAATCATTGAGTTATATTTATGAACGATCTCATGAAACCAAGATTTATAAGGGGTTATAATCCCTTAATATTCAGTTTTCACTATCGAAAATTATCTCTTCCTTAATATGCAGTTTTGACTATCGGAAAACCTCTTTCTTAGCCGGAACCATTCAGATCAATCTTAATATGACTTCAAAACCAGATTTAAGTTTTCAAATACTCAATGTTTTCACTCTCACGTTTCATTATCAAATCTGTTTCTCTTAGATCGACCTCTTTAAATGAGATATCTAAGAGAACCTTGTTTGATTTTTCGATAAGAGAAAGCACAAAAtcgaatcaaacaaaaaatacagaAATTATAGAACAAACAATTACAGAAATTAGAGACATACAAGTTGTGAATCATGTATAGGAGTCGACATCTTGGAGATTTTGAATCGATTTCGTCGCCGGAAGTCGACGGTGAGAGAGAGATCGACGGTGAGAGAGAGATCGACGGTGAGAGAGAGACGCCAGAACTCGACGGTGAGAGAGAGACGCCGGAACTCGACGGTGAGAGAGAGACGACGGTGACTCGACGGTGAGAGAGAGACGACGGTGACTTGGGGAGAGGGAGAGAAACCgatggtggagaagaagataagGTAAGGGTATTATTGTCTTTTTCTCATTAATGAAAGTGGTATTTCTGAAAATGTCCTTAGACTGATGAtaaagttgaaaagtggtatcCAACAAAGTGTAAAGATAAAATTTCCCcaaatttaaaagcaaatctaatattaagaaaacaaataactttaataatgataaaatataatatatctacctcattaaaatattttgtaactatttgatcaaacgagtttttttttaatatctcttaaaaataagcagtaaacaaaattgtgattttatttgaaaatatattatataagtaaaatataatttatcaatatttttttgctgtaattgaaagatattatagtcaattacatatatgaaaaataaataaaatattttaataatactaattataaactatttttagtcaactacacatatatcagtttatgttacttaattactttttgtaatcatctaagaaatatatatataaatatttctattacttttaatttttttgtattgtttaagattattttttaaaagaaataatatttctttttctaatataagattatctgtgtaaattgtttttaatgaaatcgcattatatacaaatttatattttcatctaagaaaatataaa
The window above is part of the Brassica napus cultivar Da-Ae chromosome C8, Da-Ae, whole genome shotgun sequence genome. Proteins encoded here:
- the LOC106419606 gene encoding probable galacturonosyltransferase 10, with the translated sequence MDNDWRLLSVHTQTGTAEEFANVSCFENLLGSPAFVDIRNGRLRCVETVHEVVAGDEEAYARNKRCRLGLIDHALSHGKSPLTMFSQCLISRSKLVCKLIGDTVNKNEEHIWKYVNGKRFLHRLEQVERGAGTSGKTEKIQSFGCLSQVLVQSQSRRVTKKTAKNKEDVNRDWTKYDHYGSATMIMRLKATIHSLEGQMSSVIEKSAKYAQIAAEEVPKTLYCLGGKLAERIYVVASKLTDNSLYHVCVFSDNIVATSVVVNSTALNSKAPEKVVFHLVTNAMKSWFAMNMDNLRGVTVEVQKFEDFKWLNASYVPVLKQLQDSDTQSYYFSGHNDDGRTPTKFRNPKY